The Cyclopterus lumpus isolate fCycLum1 chromosome 6, fCycLum1.pri, whole genome shotgun sequence genome contains a region encoding:
- the best1 gene encoding bestrophin-2 — MTVTYSRRVADAGLGTFFHLLLRWKGSIYKLLYRELIIFTLLYYFFSIVYRFVLNDDQKRLFEKLAIYCDRYAELIPVSFVLGFYVTLVVSRWWGQFENVPWPDRLAALVGGHVRGADEASRLTRRTLMRYANLSGVLIYRSVSTAVYKRFPTMKHVVQAGLMTSDELRYLEDLRSPHNKFWVPCMWFVSLALRARTEGRINNDVALTAILSELNSLRAKCMKLYGYDWISLPLVYTQVATVAVYSFFLACLIGRQFLDPAQGYSGHDLDFYLPVFTLLQFFFYVGWLKVAEQLINPFGEDDDDFETNWLVDRNLQVSLLSVDEMYDSLPLVERDMYWNECEPQPPYTAASAEHRKPSFMGSALDISVPKEEMEFQSNLEQIKEHEEANYSTPLLGGLGRLLGVHSPNFPRSSRVSLLRRRPGAPLSRFPLYLYPETPSTPSQSRQPLNHERDPDYAFSTMPLYERPGFYSCPQTPIHCGPPAVPRPRPARRTPNEWDHSCSSLAPQMVGSQLLLPDTPNHVPLPPSSAFPWLSEDGEVPSAPMFSFPDPPPELCPISKLRPGHGLLSRRPPPPRLTLDPLSSADSQPGPPSARTAGSGGERVFSFTPPSRTAATNPITPNSSSSSINATSTNGTGMAASLCNGTSHTNFSNHGNFSTNGGLSNNMNTVSASVPSQQEANQQHSPNDSGISLAEGHLLGVLVDGGVKKEQD, encoded by the exons ATGACTGTAACGTACTCTCGCAGGGTTGCTGATGCAGGTCTGGGGACCTTCTTTCACCTGCTTCTGCGTTGGAAGGGCAGCATTTATAAACTGCTCTATCGAGAGctcatcatcttcactcttctCTACTACTTCTTCAGTATTGTTTATAG GTTTGTGTTAAACGATGACCAGAAGAGGCTGTTCGAGAAGCTGGCGATATACTGTGACCGCTATGCAGAGCTCATCCCAGTGTCTTTTGTGCTAG GTTTCTACGTCACCTTGGTTGTGTCCCGTTGGTGGGGCCAGTTTGAGAACGTCCCCTGGCCGGACCGCTTGGCGGCGTTAGTGGGTGGTCATGTTCGGGGAGCCGACGAGGCCTCCAGGCTGACCCGGCGAACTCTGATGCGATACGCCAACCTCTCTGGTGTGCTCATCTACCGCTCTGTCAGCACGGCCGTCTACAAGCGGTTTCCCACCATGAAGCATGTGGTGCAGGCAG GTTTGATGACGTCAGATGAGCTGAGGTACCTGGAGGACTTGCGCTCTCCTCACAACAAGTTCTGGGTTCCCTGCATGTGGTTCGTCAGCCTGGCTCTGAGGGCTCGGACCGAGGGCCGCATCAACAACGACGTGGCTCTCACCGCCATTCTCTCT GAGTTGAACAGTTTACGGGCAAAGTGTATGAAGCTGTATGGTTACGACTGGATCAGCCTGCCGCTTGTCTACACTCAG GTGGCGACCGTGGCGGTCTACAGCTTCTTCCTGGCTTGTCTGATTGGCCGTCAGTTCTTGGATCCAGCTCAAGGTTACTCTGGTCACGATCTGGACTTCTACCTGCCGGTTTTCACCCTGCTGCAGTTTTTCTTCTATGTTGGTTGGCTGAAG GTGGCTGAGCAACTCATAAATCCTTTtggtgaagatgatgacgaCTTTGAAACCAACTGGCTCGTCGATCGCAATTTACAG gtgtccttgttgtctgtggATGAGATGTACGACAGCCTGCCGCTGGTTGAGAGGGATATGTACTGGAATGAGTGTGAACCTCAGCCTCCCTACACTGCTGCCAGTGCTGAACACCGCAAACCCTCCTTCATGGGCTCAGCACTGGACATCAG TGTTCccaaggaggagatggagtttCAGTCCAATCTGGAGCAAATCAAAGAACACGAGGAAGCCAACTACTCCACCCCGCTGCTCGGAGGGCTGGGCCGTCTCCTCGGTGTCCATTCCCCTAACTTTCCTCGCTCCTCCCGGGTCTCTCTGCTGCGCCGCCGCCCTGGAGCTCCACTAAGCCGCTTCCCTCTTTACCTGTACCCAGAGACTCCGTCAACTCCAAGTCAAAGCCGCCAGCCTCTGAACCATGAGCGAGATCCAGACTATGCCTTCTCCACCATGCCCTTGTATGAGAGGCCGGGTTTCTACAGCTGCCCACAAACACCCATCCACTGTGGGCCCCCTGCGGTGCCTCGCCCTCGACCTGCCCGGCGAACTCCGAACGAGTGGgaccacagctgcagctcgctGGCCCCTCAGATGGTGGGCtcacagctgctgcttcctgacACCCCCAACCACGTCCCCCTACCTCCGTCCTCTGCTTTCCCTTGGCTGAGTGAGGATGGCGAGGTCCCAAGTGCCCCAATGTTCTCGTTCCCAGACCCTCCACCTGAACTCTGCCCAATATCTAAACTCAGACCTGGACACGGCCTGCTGTCTCGCCGCCCTCCACCTCCCCGCCTCACTCTGGACCCCCTCTCCTCAGCTGACAGCCAGCCCGGGCCCCCAAGTGCTCGTACTGCAGGAAGCGGAGGAGAAAGGGTGTTCTCGTTCACTCCTCCTTCTCGAACCGCAGCTACAAATCCCATCACTCCCAACAGCAGCTCGAGCAGCATTAATGCAACAAGCACCAATGGCACTGGCATGGCGGCAAGTCTCTGCAACGGGACAAGTCACACTAATTTTAGTAACCATGGGAACTTCAGCACCAATGGCGGGCtgagcaacaacatgaacacagtttCCGCTTCAGTGCCATCGCAGCAAGAAGCCAATCAGCAACACTCACCCAATGATTCAGGAATCTCATTGGCTGAAGGGCACTTGCTGGGCGTTTTGGTGGACGGTGGCgtgaagaaggagcaggactGA
- the fth1b gene encoding ferritin, heavy polypeptide 1b, with the protein MNSQIRQNFHQDCEAAINRQINLELYASYVYLSMEYYFDRDDKSLPEFVKFFHTQSKEEHEHAEKLMSLQSKRGGSIFLQDIKKPDRDEWGSGLEALECCLQLEKSVNQSLLDLQKMATEHNDPHLCDFIEAHFLDEQVKSIKQLADWISNLQHMGAPQSGMAEYLFDKHTMAEEGS; encoded by the exons ATGAATTCGCAAATCAGACAAAACTTCCACCAGGACTGCGAGGCTGCTATTAACAGGCAGATCAACCTGGAGCTTTATGCCTCTTATGTGTATCTCTCTATG GAATACTATTTTGATAGGGATGATAAATCCCTCCCAGAGTTTGTAAAGTTCTTCCATACACAATCCAAAGAGGAGCACGAGCATGCAGAGAAGCTGATGAGTCTGCAGAGCAAGCGGGGAGGCAGCATCTTTCTGCAGGACATTAAG AAACCGGATAGAGATGAGTGGGGGAGCGGCCTGGAGGCGTTGGAGTGTTGCTTGCAGCTTGAAAAAAGTGTAAACCAATCTCTGCTAGACTTGCAGAAAATGGCGACTGAACACAACGATCCTCAT ttgTGTGACTTCATAGAAGCACATTTTCTGGATGAACAGGTGAAATCTATAAAACAGCTTGCGGACTGGATATCCAACTTGCAGCACATGGGAGCCCCTCAGAGTGGCATGGCTGAGTACCTCTTTGACAAACACACGATGGCTGAGGAGGGCAGTTAA